In the genome of Amphiura filiformis chromosome 4, Afil_fr2py, whole genome shotgun sequence, one region contains:
- the LOC140150189 gene encoding somatostatin receptor type 2-like translates to MFVVFRWQSDIFGSITNILILNQSIIDFCSGIIFAILKFAPGVSLNSLPWFAAICVIWISEYPFWALSYASTFNLLLLAIERYFAICQAVLHRKLFTKQRVKGYCTLVWLAGFSFQIYLPIVHHTESVGRCKFEWPNNAAQIFTGTFVFMAEYLIPLTIMTSSYSLIWWNLKKRANSKTKVKVKAFSKGKRNVTITLCLVFISYVICWSPDAFVYFYFNLGGTYNFDSTTHHFVMILVLCNMLTNPCIYAFKYDRFRQQLKSLICLGTSLNTTNRLEGPSAGSSLLIIRKPARKDCAVQTVSTTDICYECYLRNQLTKTEEFFV, encoded by the coding sequence ATGTTTGTTGTATTTCGTTGGCAATCTGACATATTTGGATCAATTACAAATATATTGATCTTAAACCAATCAATTATTGATTTTTGTTCGGGTATCATCTTTGCTATTTTGAAATTCGCTCCGGGAGTATCACTCAACTCTCTACCGTGGTTTGCAGCAATATGTGTCATCTGGATATCGGAATACCCATTTTGGGCTCTGAGCTACGCATCAACTTTTAACTTGCTTCTCTTAGCTATAGAGCGTTACTTTGCAATATGTCAAGCCGTTCTGCACCGGAAGTTGTTTACCAAACAACGTGTCAAAGGTTATTGCACTCTTGTCTGGTTGGCGGGCTTTTCATTTCAAATCTACCTACCCATTGTACACCATACCGAGAGCGTTGGTCGATGTAAATTTGAATGGCCAAATAATGCAGCTCAAATATTTACAGGGACTTTTGTTTTTATGGCAGAATATCTGATACCTTTAACGATTATGACGTCATCATACAGTTTAATCTGGTGGAATttgaaaaaacgtgcaaattctAAAACTAAGGTGAAAGTAAAGGCATTTTCTAAAGGGAAACGGAATGTTACTATAACTCTTTGCCTCGTGTTTATATCTTATGTAATTTGTTGGTCACCAGATGCGTTTGTGTACTTTTACTTTAATCTTGGCGGTACATACAATTTTGACAGTACAACACACCATTTCGTGATGATACTGGTACTATGTAATATGTTAACAAACCCCTGTATTTACGCCTTCAAATATGATAGGTTTCGTCAGCAGTTAAAATCATTAATATGTCTAGGAACTTCTTTGAATACCACCAATAGATTGGAAGGACCATCAGCGGGTAGCAGTTTACTCATTATCAGAAAACCAGCGAGAAAAGATTGTGCTGTACAAACTGTTTCTACCACAGATATATGTTATGAATGTTACTTACGCAACCAATTAACCAAAACGGAAGAATTTTTCGTTTAG